The nucleotide window TATGCAGGGCTGCTGGACTGTTATTGGTTGATAAGTGGTTCGACGCTTTAGTTGCTAGCCTGCTGTCGATGGTGTGTGGATTGGGTGGTTTCGCCTGCAGGCAGGCTCCTACGGCGAATGTGGCTAGCCTTGTTGGTTTGCTGTGGGAGCGGTGGTTCCATCGCGATGGGTTTTGGCCTCGTTGGGGCTCGGATCGCGGTCGAACGACCGCTCCCACAAAATGTTGCCGTGGTGTGTGGTTCGCCCCTCGAGAGGGGCTCCTACAGTTAGTGGAGATTGGCTTACGCCAATTTCCATCCTACGGGATTTGGATGGTTTCCTGGTCGAGGGCGTTGTGGGTTTGTCTTAGGGCGGGGAGCAGGGTGGTGTCGGTGTAGGGGCAGCCGGTGGTGCCGGGGTCGGTTTGGGCGGTTTTTCCGGTTTGTTTTGGGGTGTGGCCGCCGCCGGTGTTTAGGATTTTCAGCATGGGTTGGTAGCCCGGTTGCCAGGCTTGCAGGTTGGGCAGGCTGTTTCTTAGTGCTTTGAGGATGCCCATGCCGGCGAAGTCCAGGTCGCCCCAGAAGTGGCATTCCGTTTGTTCATCTAGCCCCATATTTATAAAAAGTGCTTTGAACCGCTCCGGGTCGCTGCCGGGGAGGAAGGCGAAGCGGGTGTGTTCGCTGCTGAGGCGGGTGGCGCTGGCGCGGAAGCCGCCGCTGTAGAGCAGGGCGTAGTCTTTGGGTGGGTTGTCTACCAGGCGCAGGAAGCTGTCCTGGTTTTCGACGATGAGTAGTTTGCGGAAGCCGGGTGGGGCCCAGGCGGTGAGCAGCAGTGGCCGGGGTTGGATGCCGTTGGCGTTGTCGCCGTAGAGTTTGAGCAGTAGTTCGAAGCGGTTATCCAGCGCCTTTGAGTCGCCGTTGAAACAGCGGGCGGCGATTTCTCTGAGTGTCAGGTTTTGGTTCAGGTAGGGATCGATGTTGGCGAAGGCGCGGACGATCTCAGCGGGGGTGAGGCCGGGAATCTGTGGCTTTTGATTCAGCAGGGCTTCGCCGTTGTCGATGAAGGTGTCTGCGTGTTGGTTGATGGCCTGTTGCCATGCCTGTGCCACCGGGTCTTGTTTGGGGCGGTTCAGCCACTCTCTTAATAGCGCTTCGCAGTCCGGGTTCAGGCGGCACTGGGCGTTTTCGTAGGGCTCTTGAAAAGCGCTGCGTTTTTTGTCGAGAACGATTTCGAAGAGGCCGTGGTCGCGGGCAATGTGTTGCAGCAGTTGCCAGCGGCTCTGGGTGTCTTCGTTGAAGTCGTAGAGCGCTGGCAGTTTGTGCTTGTTGATGCGGCGGGTGATGGCGCGTTGCGATGGCTCGCCATCACGGTTATCCAGCTTGTCCAAAAACCAGCCTAACCACTTCGCCAGCCACGGCTCGTCCTTGAGCCAGATGGGCGTGGTCATGGGCTGATCTCATCCATAAAGTCCAGCGCCCCCTGCTGGCGGATCACCCTTCTGTGTTGCTCCCACAGTTCGCTGATGCGTTCCTGGTTGAGCTGCTGTCTGTCTACCAGTACCCGGGTGTTGAGTTCGCCGACGGCGATGGGGCTGGGGACTTTGCTGAATACGAACTGGTTGCTGATCAGGTCCAGGAAGGGGCCGGCTTTGCTGGTGGGCATGATGAAGATGAGTTGTAGCCCCAGGGTGTTGGTGAGGTAGTTGATGACGCTCTTGGAGCGGCTTTCGTCCATGTGCATGAAGGCTTCGTCGACGATGACCATGCGCAGGTGGCTGTCGCCTTCGTTGAAGCGGAAGGCGCTGGTGATGGCGGCGGCGCGGATGATGTAGGCCGGGGTTTCCAGTTGCCCGCCGGAGCCGGTGCCGTACTGGCTGAGGCTGATGGGCTGTTTGCCCTGCGGGTGTTTGAGGATGTCGTACTGGCGGTAGCGGCGGTAGTCGCTGATGCGTTCCAGTTCGCGCAGGGCCTGTTGTTCGTCACCGTCCAGCAGCAGGTTGAGCAGGCGGTCGCGTACCGCTTCTGCCTTGGCGGACAGTGGCGTGTCGAACAGGCTGGTGCCGTCGCCCAGGTTGGGAATGTCGATGACTTCCTTGAAGAAGTTCCAGTATTCCTTGTATTCCGGTATCCACTGCCATTCAAACGAAAAGCGCTCGCGGTCGGCGCCGAACTGGTGGTGTTCCAGTTCGCTGTTGAGGCTCTTGAGGATGCGCTCGCCGTCCTGGATGGCCTGGTGGATCTGGCTGCACAGGTCGCTGACGAAGGTGGTGTTGAAGGTGTCGCGCAGGCTGGTGAGTTTTTCCTGCTTTTCCAGCAGCACGTTATTGCGCAACCGGTTGTGCAGGTTGTCCAGTTGCTGGTGCAGGCTTTGCACGTGGCCGAAGAACGGGGCGCTGTGCAGGGCGTCGGCGCTGTCTGCCAGGATCTGGTCGGCGGGTTGGGCCTGCTGGTTGTACTGGTTGAGGGTTTTCTCCAGCGCCACGGCGGTTTTGGTGAGCTGCTCGGTGAGCGCGGTTTCTTCGGCGATAAAGTCGATGTCGCCGTGGGCGTTTTGCAGCCGTTCATCCATGGCGGCGATGCGCGGTTCCACATCCAGGCCCGGCCAGTACTTTGTGCAGCCGTGCAGGTTGGCTTCGGCCTCGTCCTGCTTTTCCTGAAACTGTTCGCTCTGGTCGGCCAGGGTGGTGATGGTCTTGCTGCAGGCGCTGAGTTTTTCGCTGAGCTTGCCGTTCTCTTCGGTGAGCTGCTTCTGTTTGGCTTCCAGTTCCTGATGCAGGGTTTTGGCCTGTTGCTGCTTTTCTTCCAGCTCTTCGTGATCGCTCAGGTCCAGAGTTTCCAGGGCCTTTTCGGTTTCCTGTAACTGGCGCTGTGCATCGAGCAACTGGGTGGCGGCGTTGACCCAGTGCAGGGGCTGGAAGGTTTTTACCTGGGTGTGCAGTTGGCGCACGGCCTGATAATCGTCGGCGGCGCGCTGGTAGTTTTCCTGTAGTTCCAAGAGCGCGTTGCGCTGGGCGTGCAGGTTGCGTTCGCGGGCGGCTTCGCCGAATACCAGATCGCTGTCCGGCAGGTCGCAGCGGAACATGGCGTAACCACCGGAACCGAGGCCATCGGCGGTGATGCCGCGCCGGGTGCGGCGCAAGGCATCGGTGTCTTCCACACAGACCACGCTGCCGTACGAGGCTTTCAGGTAATGCTCGGCGGTGCGGTGGCTGAAGCGCAGGGCGTGGAACAGGGAGTCGTCGGGCAGCTGCACCCGTTCTGCATCGCGGCGGGCCTGTTCGCCCTGAATCACGCGGGCGCGGTTGCGTTGTTTGCCGCTGAGGCGGCGGACGATGCGGATGGCTTCGGCTTCATGGTCGGGTTCCACCAGAATGCCGAAGCGGGCACCGCCGATGTAGCCTTCGATGGCCATCTGCCAGTCCGGGTTCTGCACTTCCACGTGGTCGCACAGCACGCGCGGTTCTGCCTGGGGGCATTCCTGGCGGATGGCGTGGATGGCGATTTCCACATCCTGCGGGTAGTTGACCCGCTTGGATTCCAGGTTGCGGATCTGTTGTTCGATTTTCTTTTGCTGCTGGTCCAGGGTTTCCAGGGCCTGGCCGCGCTTGCTGACGATGCGGTCCAGCCGTTGCGCCACGGAGAGTGCTTCCTGGCCGGGTTTGTCTTCCCGTTCGCTGTGCAGTTGTTCGGCCAGCTGGTTGTGCAGCTGCTGTTCGCTGCGCACCCGGGTGAGGCCGTCTTCCAGCGGGGACAGGTCGATCCAGTCCCGGGCCAGCATCTGGTTAAGGTCCGGCAGGGCGTTGCTCTGTTCGGCCAGTAGCGCCTTGCTGGTGCTGCGCCAGTGTTTGCTGGCGAAGCTGGGCAGTTCCAGTTCGATGCTGTGGCGGGCCAGCAGGCCCTGGATGTTGCGCAGGGCTTCCAGGTTGGCGTTGCGCTGCTGATCCTGTTCCAGCAGTGGGCGGGCGCCGTCCTGCAGTTGTCTGGTGAGCTGGTCGCGCTGGCTTTCCAGTTGCTGTTTGTCGCGCAGGGCGGGGATGCCGAGGATGCGCGCCTGTAGCTCCACCAGTTCCGCGTGGGCCTGGTCGAGGCGTTGCTGTACCTGCTCGGCTTCTTCGCGGTTGCCTTCCTGTTGTTGTCTGAGGCTGTTCTGTTCTTCTTTCTTTTCCAGATACTGTTTCTGGTTGCGCTGGAATTGTTGTGCGGCGGCGCCGTAGGCCTGGGTGGTGCGTTCCAGCCAGGTGTCCAGGTAGGTGTCGGTGTGGCTTTGTGCCTGGGCGAGCAGGTTGACGTTCTGCTGCAGTTGTTCGGCTTCTTCGGCCATGCCGTGGACGGTCCGCATAAGGTCGCGGATGCGGCGCAGGGTGTCGCCCATGTCGTGGGGTTCGAGCACTTCGCTGGCGACGAACTGGTTGATGGATTCCACCGGTTTGTAGGCCATGAAACGGGCGAAGGTGCGGGCGGCGTTCTTGGCTTCCTGTTGGGAGACCGCATCGCGCTTGCCGCGCAGGGCACCGTACAGGCGCGCCAGGTACTGGCCCTTCTTGTCGTAGGTTTCCACGTTTTTCTTGCCGAACTGCTGGCGCAGCTGGTTGGCGATCTCGGTGATCGGCACCGTGGCTTTTTCGCCGCCGTATTCGCGTACGAAGTGGGACAGGTTGAGCATTTCTCCGGGGACGATCATCAGCAGCAGTTCCTGCTGCCGGGCCTGGCTGGTGCTGCCGGCCTTGTCCAGGTGGGCGCGCA belongs to Alcanivorax sediminis and includes:
- a CDS encoding Wadjet anti-phage system protein JetD domain-containing protein, with the translated sequence MTTPIWLKDEPWLAKWLGWFLDKLDNRDGEPSQRAITRRINKHKLPALYDFNEDTQSRWQLLQHIARDHGLFEIVLDKKRSAFQEPYENAQCRLNPDCEALLREWLNRPKQDPVAQAWQQAINQHADTFIDNGEALLNQKPQIPGLTPAEIVRAFANIDPYLNQNLTLREIAARCFNGDSKALDNRFELLLKLYGDNANGIQPRPLLLTAWAPPGFRKLLIVENQDSFLRLVDNPPKDYALLYSGGFRASATRLSSEHTRFAFLPGSDPERFKALFINMGLDEQTECHFWGDLDFAGMGILKALRNSLPNLQAWQPGYQPMLKILNTGGGHTPKQTGKTAQTDPGTTGCPYTDTTLLPALRQTHNALDQETIQIP
- a CDS encoding ATP-binding protein, whose amino-acid sequence is MYLKRSITVNWGNLPPGELEYGPVNLFSGGNGSGKTTAADALQTLMTAAHDNLFNYNPGQDETTQRGRGGKQVRTLASYVLGCDDGAYARPYDSDGYIAGVFHPTKGETAEPFTAVIGVRAHLDKAGSTSQARQQELLLMIVPGEMLNLSHFVREYGGEKATVPITEIANQLRQQFGKKNVETYDKKGQYLARLYGALRGKRDAVSQQEAKNAARTFARFMAYKPVESINQFVASEVLEPHDMGDTLRRIRDLMRTVHGMAEEAEQLQQNVNLLAQAQSHTDTYLDTWLERTTQAYGAAAQQFQRNQKQYLEKKEEQNSLRQQQEGNREEAEQVQQRLDQAHAELVELQARILGIPALRDKQQLESQRDQLTRQLQDGARPLLEQDQQRNANLEALRNIQGLLARHSIELELPSFASKHWRSTSKALLAEQSNALPDLNQMLARDWIDLSPLEDGLTRVRSEQQLHNQLAEQLHSEREDKPGQEALSVAQRLDRIVSKRGQALETLDQQQKKIEQQIRNLESKRVNYPQDVEIAIHAIRQECPQAEPRVLCDHVEVQNPDWQMAIEGYIGGARFGILVEPDHEAEAIRIVRRLSGKQRNRARVIQGEQARRDAERVQLPDDSLFHALRFSHRTAEHYLKASYGSVVCVEDTDALRRTRRGITADGLGSGGYAMFRCDLPDSDLVFGEAARERNLHAQRNALLELQENYQRAADDYQAVRQLHTQVKTFQPLHWVNAATQLLDAQRQLQETEKALETLDLSDHEELEEKQQQAKTLHQELEAKQKQLTEENGKLSEKLSACSKTITTLADQSEQFQEKQDEAEANLHGCTKYWPGLDVEPRIAAMDERLQNAHGDIDFIAEETALTEQLTKTAVALEKTLNQYNQQAQPADQILADSADALHSAPFFGHVQSLHQQLDNLHNRLRNNVLLEKQEKLTSLRDTFNTTFVSDLCSQIHQAIQDGERILKSLNSELEHHQFGADRERFSFEWQWIPEYKEYWNFFKEVIDIPNLGDGTSLFDTPLSAKAEAVRDRLLNLLLDGDEQQALRELERISDYRRYRQYDILKHPQGKQPISLSQYGTGSGGQLETPAYIIRAAAITSAFRFNEGDSHLRMVIVDEAFMHMDESRSKSVINYLTNTLGLQLIFIMPTSKAGPFLDLISNQFVFSKVPSPIAVGELNTRVLVDRQQLNQERISELWEQHRRVIRQQGALDFMDEISP